In Miscanthus floridulus cultivar M001 chromosome 5, ASM1932011v1, whole genome shotgun sequence, one genomic interval encodes:
- the LOC136452175 gene encoding dephospho-CoA kinase-like, which translates to MRLVGLTGGIASGKSTVSNLFKDAGVPVVDADIVARDVVQKGTAGWKKIVKAFGNDILLESGEINRAHLGQIVFSDPSKRQLLNRLLAPHISWGIMWEIVKLWMKGCKVIILDIPLLFETKMDRWTNPVIVVWVNPETQIQRLMSRDGCSEEQAQNRINAQLALDLKKSEADIVIDNSGSLDDTRQQFREVLRKVSEPLTWKERLRSRDGLISVVVCTAVGVLLARKNLL; encoded by the exons ATGAGACTGGTCGGCCTAACGGGCGGGATCGCGTCCGGGAAGAGCACTGTCTCTAACCTCTTCAAGGACGCCGGCGTCCCCGTCGTCGACGCCGACATCGTTGCTCGG GATGTAGTGCAGAAAGGCACTGCAGGTTGGAAGAAGATTGTAAAAGCCTTCGGGAATGATATTTTGTTGGAAAGTGGAGAAATTAACAGAGCTCACTTAGGGCAAATTGTATTTTCTGACCCATCAAAACGTCAACTTCTAAACCG TCTTCTGGCGCCACATATTTCTTGGGGAATAATGTGGGAGATAGTGAAACTATGGATGAAAGGATGCAAGGTTATCATCCTGGACATCCCACTGCTGTTTGAGACCAAGATGGATCGATGGACAAATCCAGTAATTGTGGTCTGGGTTAACCCAGAAACCCAGATTCAGAGGCTGATGTCAAGAGACGGGTGCTCTGAAGAGCAAGCGCAGAACAGGATCAATGCACAACTCGCGCTGGACTTGAAGAAGTCAGAAGCCGACATAGTGATCGACAACTCTGGATCGCTGGATGACACCAGACAACAGTTCCGGGAAGTCTTGAGGAAAGTCTCTGAGCCCTTAACATGGAAGGAACGCTTGAGATCTCGAGATGGGCTGATCTCTGTTGTCGTGTGCACGGCAGTGGGTGTATTACTTGCCCGGAAGAATCTGCTATGA